In Sulfuritortus calidifontis, the sequence GGCCGTTCGATGCAGGCCGCGGATCGCCTCGATCTGGGCCAGCCGCTGGCGGGCCGAGTAGTACTCCAGGTGCGTGGTCAGCACCCGGATCAGGCCGAAATCCGCCACCACCACGATCTCGAGCAGGACCCGCTGCATGCTGGGTACGCCGGCCTCGGCCGGCCAGGGCAGGAGGTGGCGGAAGACCTGCAGCACCGGCAGCCGCGACAGGATGGCATTGCCGAACAGACGACGGCCGCCGCCGGCCGCCGGCAGATCGACCGCAGGGGCGTAGATCAGCTCATGTTCAGGGAACAGCCGGCGCACTTCGGCCACCCCGTCCTCGCCCCGGCTGCCCGGCAGCTCGGCGAAATTCACTGCCACCTCCTGCAGGCAGATCACGTCGAATGCCCCATGGCTGCGAATGAGCGCAGCCATGCGCTCGAGATCGACCCGGCCGTCCATGCCGCGGCCCCACTGGATGTTCCAAGTCAGCAAGCGCATCGCCTTAAACCTCCTGCTTCAGCATAGCCGGCAATCCGGTACGCCCCCTGAACCGATAAAATGTCGCCATTGCGATCCCCCGCCCGGAGCCCCCCTTGTCCGAACGTTTCGACCCCCCGCGCGACCTGGTCCGCCCCTTTCTTTTCGAGGCCATCGACATCCGCGGCGCCTGCATCCAGCTGCACGAGGCCTGGCGGCAGATGCTGGCGGGCCGTGGCTATGCCGAGCCGGTGATGCAGCTCCTGGGCGAGATGACCGCCGTGACCGCGCTCATCGCCGCCAATCTCAAGCAGGCGGGGCGCATGACCTTCCAGCTAAAAGGCTCGGGCCCGGTCGACCTGCTGGTGCTCGACTGCGACGAGCAGTTGCGCCTGCGCGGCATGGCCCGCGCCCGGCCGCAGCTCGCGGCTGCGGCCGTACCCGAACTGCTCGGCCACGGCCGGCTGGCGCTGACCCTCGACATCGCCGCCATGAGCCAGCCCTATCAGAGCATCGTGCCGCTCGACGGCGACAGCGTCGCCACAACCTTCGAGCACTACCTCAACCGTTCGGAGCAGCTGCCGACCCGTCTGCTGCTGGCCGCATCAGGCGAATGCACCGCCGGCCTGTTCCTGCAGAAGCTGCCCAGCGCCGACCAGAAGGACCCCGATGGCTGGAACCGGGTGCAGCTGCTGGCCGATACCGTGAAGCCGGCGGAGCTGCTGGGCCTGCCGCCGGTGCAACTGCTGAGCCGCTTGTTCCCGGAGGAGGACATCCGGGTGTTCGACCCGCGGCCGGTGGCCTACCACTGCCCGGAGAACCGGGACAAGGTACGCGACATGCTGCGCTCGCTGGGCCAGGCCGAATGCGAGGCCGTGCTCCAAGAGCATGGCGAGATCGTGATCCACGACGATATCTGCAACCATAGGTATCGCTTCAGCCCGGACGAGATCGCCGAGTTATTCAGGACAAGCTGAGCCATGTTGCGCTGAGGGCACAAACCCTTGGGTCCTGTCAGGCAGGCCGTCTAAACTGTAAGCGTCCCTCCAGTGGCCCAATACAATGGGTCAGACCATGCCATGACGACTGACCGAGACTGCATGCGCAGCAACGATGCCCACTCCTTCTGGAGCCGCCTTGCCTAAGACCGGCGACCCGCACCACCGCCCCATCCTCAGCCCGGACTGGGAAGTGGGGCTGGCCGCGGGCTTCTTCGTCCAGATCCTGCTGATCCTGTTCGTCGCCTATGTCGGCATCAGGGAGCTACGCACTGCGGAGAACCGGCTCAAGACGATTTCCGAGCAACAAATCCTCAAACTCGATCTGTCCAAAACCATGCATACGGCGGTGCGCGAACGTACCGCGAGCATCGTCCGGGTCACCGTCCTGGAGGACCCCTTCGAACAGGATGCGGAATATACCCATTTCAACCAAATGGCTTCCGATTTCGTGGCGGCCCGCAGCCGCTTCGCCGCCCTGCCCCTGACCCCGGCCGAGCGCACCTTGCTCGATGCGCAGGGTGTGGCCACCAGCAAGTCCTACCAGCTCGCCGAGCGCACCTTCGAACTGGCCATGGCCGGCGACCGGGAGGGCGCCAAGCGCATGCTGGTGCAGGAGGCCATCCCGGCCCAGAGCACCGTGCTCGATATCCTGTCGAGGCTCGACGAGATGACCCGCCAGACGGCGGACACCGCCATCGAGCAGGCGAAGCAGGAACATGCCGCGGCGCGGAACTGGATTTTCCTGCTCTCGACCGCGGCCTTGCTCATCGGCCTGGTCGTGGCCGGCATCGTGGTCCACTACACCCGGCGGGCCGGGCGTGAGCGCGAGCATCTCGCCACCCACGACAGCCTCACCCAACTGCCCAACCGCATGCTGCTCATGGGCCGGCTGGAACAGGCCATTGCCCGCGCCTTGCGGCACAAGTTCATGGTCGGGGTGATGTTCATCGACCTCGACCGCTTCAAGCTGGTGAACGACACCCTGGGCCATGCCGCCGGCGACACACTCATCCGCCATATCGCCGATCGGCTGCGAACAACGGTGCGCAGCGAGGACATCGTATCCCGCCTGGGCGGCGATGAGTTCGTGGTGGTCGTCACCGACGCGGAAAAGATCAGCCAGATTCTCCATGTCGCCGACAAGGTGATGGAGGCGGTCACCCGCACCTATCAGATCGCCGACCGCGACCTGTATGTCACCTGCAGCATCGGCATCAGCGTCTGCCCCAACGACGGCACCAGCCCGCACGACCTGCTGCAGCATGCCGATACCGCCATGTATCACGCCAAGGAAGCCGGCCGCAATCGCTACCAGATGTTCGATACCGAGATGAACACCCGGGTCGCCAAGCGCCTGGAGCTGGAGACCGAGCTACGCCAAGGCATCTCACGCGGCGAGTTCCAGCCCTACTACCAACCGCAGATCAACCTGGAGTCGGGCCGCATCCATGTGGTCGAGGCCCTGATGCGTTGGCACCATCCCACGCGCGGCACCGTGGAACCCGCCAGCTATCTCGACCTTTTGGAAGAAACCGGCATCATCGTCGAACTCGGCCGCCGGCTGCTGCTGGATGCCTGCAAGCAGTGCGCCCAATGGCTTGCCGAGGGCCATGCCGGACTGGCTGTCGCGATCAACCTATCGGGCAAGGAATTCTGGCAGGAGGACCTGATCGATTTCATCCGGGCCGCCTTGGCCGAGACCCGATTGCCCGCCGAGCACCTGCATCTGGAACTGACCGAGACCATCCTCATGCAGGATATCGGCCAGGCGGTGGACCGAATCCAGCAGCTCAAGCAAATGGGCGTGCGCGTCGCGGTCGACGACTTCGGCACCGGCTATTCCTCGCTCGCCCATCTCAAGCATTTCCCGGTCGACACCCTCAAGATCGACCGCTTCTTCATCAAGGACATCCACCGCCAGCCGATCGACGCCGCCATCACCCAGGCCATCATCAACCTGAGCGACAGCCTGGGCCTGGATACCGTGGTCGAAGGCGTCGAGGATGCCGAGCAACTGGCCGCCCTGCGCAGGCTGGGCTGCCGCGTGGTCCAGGGCTACCTGATCAGCCGCCCGCTGCCGGGTAAGGACATCGGCGCCATGCTGAGCCAGGACTGGTCGAATACCCTGGATGCCGGGCGCTGACATGCGCCGCTTGCTGCGCAGCTTCGTTTTCGCCTGGCGCGGACTCGCGCACCTTGCCGCCAGTCAGCGCAATTTCCGCCTCCATCTCTTTCTCGCCGCGCCGCTGGTCATCGCGGCCGCTGCCTGGCTCGACCTGGCCGTCTGGGAATGGGCCGCCCTGCTGCTTTGCATCGCCCTGGTCCTGGGCCTGGAGGCGATGAACACCGCGCTGGAAATCCTGGCCGACCGGGTCAGCCGCGAACACGACCCGGTCATCGCCCTGGCCAAGGACGCCGCCGCCGCGGCCGTGCTGCTCGCCGCCCTGGGCGCCGCCGTCGTCGGCCTCATCGTCTTTCTGCCGCATCTCTAGCCAATACCCCCTCACCCCTATTCTCTCCCCGGAAGGGAGAGGGGGTTGGAGTCACCGCCCTCCAAGCAAGACATCCCCTCTCCTCTTTGTGGAGAGGGTTCGGGTGAGCGGCGCGCAGAGGGTCCACACCCCAATGCCCCCGGACCGAACCAACTTCCCTTCGCTAAAATGGCGCCATGCCCGCCCATGCGCCGCTCGTCCCCGCCCAGCTCGCCTTCGCCGCCAACGGCACGCCCTACTCCGCGCAGTTCGACGACATCTACCATTCGAGCGACGGTGGCCTGGGTCAGGCCCGCCATGTCTTCCTGGCCGGCAACGACCTGCCCCGGCGCTGGCAGGGCCAGCCCCGCTTCACCATCCTGGAGACCGGCTTCGGCCTGGGCCTGAATTTCCTCGCCACCTGGGCCGCCTGGCGCGAGGACCCGCAAAGGGCCGCGCGGCTCGACTTCATCTCGGTGGAAAAGCATCCCTTCGGCGCGGCCGATCTTGCCGCCCTGCACCGACGCTGGCCCGAATTCGCCGAATTGTCGGCGACGCTGCTGGCCCAATGGCCGGTCCTGGTGCCGGGCTTTCACCGGCTGTATCTCGACAACGGCACCGTCTGCCTGACCCTGCTGCTGGGCGACGCCCAGCACATGCTGCGCCAGCTCCTCGCCCAGGTCGATGCCATCTACCTCGACGGCTTCGCCCCGGACAAAAACCCCGAGCTCTGGTGCGCCCCCGTATTCAAGGCGCTGGCCCGGCTGGCCAAGCCCGGCGCCACCCTGGCGACCTATACCGTCGCTGCCGCCGTGCGCGACGGCCTCGACCGCGTCGGCTTCCGCACGGAAAAACGCCCCGGCTTCGGGCGCAAGCGGGAGATGCTCGCGGGCCGCTTCGCCCAAACTCACCCCTCCCCCTCTCACCGAGGGCGAGGGGAGAATAAAGCCATCGTCATCGGAGGCGGCCTGGCCGGCTGCGCCGTCAGCGAGCGCCTGGCCGCCCGCGGCTGGCAAGTCAGCTTGATCGAGCGTCACGCGGCGCCTGCGCAGGAGGCCTCGGGCAATCTAGCCGGCATCGTGCGGCCCATGTTGTCGCTCGACGACAACATCGCCTCCCGCCTGTCGCGCGCCTGCTTTCTGTTCGCCCTGAACCACTGGCGCACCCTGCAAGCCGAAGGCCTGCCGCTCAAATGGTTCCCCCAGGGCGTGCTGCAGCTCGCGCGCGACCCGGCGCATGAGGCCCTGCAACGCGAAATCATCGCCGCCCGCCGGTTTCCCTCCGAGTTCGTGCGCTGGCTGGACGCCGCCGAGGCCGGCGCCCTGATCGACTGGCCGGTGCCGCTCGGTGCCTGGCTGTTCCCGCAAGGCGGCCACGCCAACCCGCCCAGCCTGTGCCGGGCCTATCTCGCGCGTTTTCCGGACCGGATCGAACGGCACTTTGCCCAAGAAGCCTTGTCGCTGGAGCACGGCGAAACCGGCTGGCGTGTGCTCGATGAGCATGGGCAGGCGCTAGCGCGGGCCGAGACCGTGGTCCTCGCCAGCGGCGCCGAGGCCCGTCGCTTCGGCCAAAGCCAACATCTGCCGATCCGCCGCATCCGCGGCCAGGTCAGCCACATCGCCGAAGGCACGTTGCCTTCTTTGCCGATGGCCTTAACCCGCGAGGGCTATGCCACGCCGGCACTGGACGGTTGGCATTGCGCCGGGGCCTCGTATGAGCTGGAAGAAAATCCCGCCCTCTGCGCCACCAGCAGCGAGGGCAACCTCCTGCGCCTGGAACAGATGCTGCCGGGCTCGACCCAAGGCATGGATGCCGCCGGCCTCGATGGCCGGGTCGCCCTGCGCGCCGTCGCGCCGGACCGCCTGCCGCTCGCCGGCGCCCTGCCCGACCCGACCGCGCAACTCGACCCGCACCGGGCCCGACTGGCCGACCTGCCGCGCCTGCCCGGCCTCTACGCCCTGCTCGGCCTGGGCTCGCGCGGCCTGGTCTGGCACGCCCTGGCGGCGGAACGGATCGCCGCCCAGATCGCCGGCGACCCGCTGCCGCTGGAAAAGGACCTGCTCGACGCCATCGACCCTGCCCGCTTCCTGCTGCGGGCGCGCCGCCGCGGAAAAGCCTAGGAGCCTGTCGGACTTAACACCCCGTGCGCGCCGGCCCGCTGCGGGATGCAGCGCAAGGCGGCGGGGCGCGCCGTAGTGCGGGCCACTACAAGCGCCCCGCAACGCGGCGATGCGCCCGCAGCGGGCCGGCCCTGCGGGTTGCCCCGACAAAGCGCATGGGGGATTAAGTCCGACAGGCTCCTAGCCCCTGAAAAAGTCCGATTTCGTCGTTCCCGCGCAGGCGGGAACCCAGAAGGATCAAAAACTGGATGCCCGCCTGCGCACCCGCAAGGGGCAGGCCGTGGTTGTATAGCCGCTAAAGCGGCAACAACCTCGCTCCGGGCATGACGGCTTAATCAGACCTTCCCTAAGCCAACATAAACGAAAGGGGGGCCGCAGCCCCCCTTTCGTGTCCCGAGCGTGGCTCAGAACTGCCTGCTGTACATGAATTGCCAGTTGAGCTGGCTGTGTTCGACGTAGACGCCGCCGTTGCCCGTCTGCGCGGCCTCGGGCACATAGGTCAAGGAGAAATTGAACTCCGAGGTCTTGTCCAGGACATAGCCCAGGCCGAAGGTATAGTGGTCCTCCACGATGGCGGGCCACAGATAGTTCATGTTCTGGCTGGGGATGGGATTGTCGGCATGGTTGTAGCCGAGACGGCCTGTGAGGGCCTCGCTGAACTTGTAGGCGGCGCCGAAGGAGAGCACGATCTGGTCATCCCAGTTCTGCACGAAGGGCGCCACCACAGCACCGTTGTTTAGGATGGTGACGGTGTTCATGCTGCTGTTCCACATCACGTCCTTGACATCGGCCACCAGCAGCCACTTGTCGTTCGGCCGCCAGGCCGCGCCGACGGCGGCGATGGGCGGCATGTCGAAGCCCTTGACCTTCCAGCCGCCGTCTTCCAGGGTGCCCAGGTTGCCGGCGCTCTCATACACGCCACCGACACTGAACTGCGGGCTCAGCTGATAGGTAAAACCCAGCTTCCAGGCCAGGCCGTAGCCCTTGGCGGCGCCGGTGTAGTCGCTGCCGTCCTTGAAGTCGATGCCATAGCCGCCGGCCACGATGTCCATGCCGGCCCAAACCAGATCAACGCTGCCGCCCACGCTGAAGCGCTCGTTCACATTGTAGGCGGCGGGAAAGATCACCCGGCCGACCCCCACCTGGGACATGTCGCCGTCCGGATACTCGGTACCCATGCCGCCCTGGGCATAGACGCCGAGGCCATAGGCCAGTTGACCGCGCTTGCTGACATAACCGAAGGCCGGCATGTAGAAGGCATCGCCCTTGGAATTGCCGAACGGGGCGGAGGCCACGACATCCGGGCCGATCATGCCCAGCGCGATATCGAACCGGCTGCCCTCGGCCATGAGGCCGAGCGTGGCGGGGTTGTTGGCCATCGCCGCCGTGCCGTTGTCGTAGGCCATGGCCGCGCCCCCCATGGCGGTGGCAATCGGGCCATAGCCTTCCATGAGCATGCCGTTGGTGGCCCAGGCAGCGCCGGGCAGACACAGGCCGGCAGCCAGCGCCGCGGCCGGCAGGCGGTTGGAATACATCGTCTGTCTCCTCGTGAGTGGGTTAATCGTTTGTCAGCAAATTTTAATATATTTACCTACTGTATGGCCGCCGCGTACGGTGCACCGGCCATTTCGCATCGCGCAATGCCTGGGGAAAAACCGGGGTGATGCGCAGACGCGAGGCAAGAAAAAAGGGTTGCGGGCCGAAGCCCGCAACCCTTTCAGGACAGCCGGTTCAGATTAGAACTTGTAGCTGTACATGATCTGAGCGTTGGTCTGCTTGTGATCGATCGTGACCGGACGGCTGTCGGTAGCACCAGCCGCACCGGCACCATCCAGGGCCTCAACCACGCTCTCGGTCACCTTGTCACCCCAGCCATAGGTAAAGGAGAAATCCAAGTTCGAAGCTTTGCTGAAGGCATAGCCAAAGCCCACGGTGGCATGCTGCTCGATCGTGGCCGGGAACAGGAAGCTCACCGTGCTGTTAGGAACCGGATTGCTCGCATAGTTGTAGCCGGCACGCAGGGTCAGCTTGTCGCTGTACTTGTAGGCCACGCCGATGTTGTAGACGTTCTGGTCGTCCCAGTTCTGGAAGTAGACATAGTCCAGCACGTTGTTGGCGAAGCCAGCCGCCGCCGCATTGCTCTGGGTGGCATTGGCGGTGAAGACCATGTGGAAGTTCTTCATCACGTCGGACCAGTTGATGCGCTTATAGTCCGCCGCGACTTGCAAACGATCGGAGGCTTGATAGGACAGACCGAGGCCGTAGGTGGACGGCCACTGGAAGTCTTTGACCTTGACCTTGGATTCGACCGGGATCACGCAATCGCCGCCACCGCAAGCAACACCGCTCACCTTGAAGGACATGACGGCATCGCCTTCGAAGTCCGACATCTTGGTCTCGGAATGATAGGTCGCACCGATGGTGAGTTTGTCGTTGACCTTGTAGGTCATGCCCAGCTTGGCGGCGCCACCGTAACCCAGGGTCTGCTGATCGCCCTTGCTGGCATTGCTGAAGGCGAAGGTGCCCCAATGGAAGTCGCTGAAGTTACCACCCGCGAAACCCGCAAAGAAATTGTCGATCAGATTGCCGCTAACCGAACCACGCCGATTTCGGGGCGTCAGGTTAAAAGCGCCCAGAGTGGCGACGGTGGCAGCCGAAACCTTGTTGACATCGACCGAGCCAAAGAAATTTTCGGTATCTTGCGACCATAGGATGTCCAGGCCACCCCAGACAAAGTCGACAGAACCCCCGACGGAAAGCTTATCGTTAACATTGTAGGCCAGCGGGAACAAGACACGACCGACACCCAGCTCAGAACGCTGTTTCTGGCCACCCGTGGTTGCAGTACCGCCAAAACTGGTCGTATGCGCCGTGATATCCATCATGGAGCCAGCCTTGTACTCGGCA encodes:
- a CDS encoding endonuclease/exonuclease/phosphatase family protein: MRLLTWNIQWGRGMDGRVDLERMAALIRSHGAFDVICLQEVAVNFAELPGSRGEDGVAEVRRLFPEHELIYAPAVDLPAAGGGRRLFGNAILSRLPVLQVFRHLLPWPAEAGVPSMQRVLLEIVVVADFGLIRVLTTHLEYYSARQRLAQIEAIRGLHRTACAHARLARPGEEGGGPFDALPRPASAIFCGDMNSGPEAPERARLLEPFEAGEPAFVDAWQVVHPGQLHAPTAGIHPVDWLEAPACYDFVYVTEDLAGRLVACAVDDETAASDHQPVWIELG
- a CDS encoding Hsp33 family molecular chaperone HslO, coding for MSERFDPPRDLVRPFLFEAIDIRGACIQLHEAWRQMLAGRGYAEPVMQLLGEMTAVTALIAANLKQAGRMTFQLKGSGPVDLLVLDCDEQLRLRGMARARPQLAAAAVPELLGHGRLALTLDIAAMSQPYQSIVPLDGDSVATTFEHYLNRSEQLPTRLLLAASGECTAGLFLQKLPSADQKDPDGWNRVQLLADTVKPAELLGLPPVQLLSRLFPEEDIRVFDPRPVAYHCPENRDKVRDMLRSLGQAECEAVLQEHGEIVIHDDICNHRYRFSPDEIAELFRTS
- a CDS encoding putative bifunctional diguanylate cyclase/phosphodiesterase, with amino-acid sequence MPKTGDPHHRPILSPDWEVGLAAGFFVQILLILFVAYVGIRELRTAENRLKTISEQQILKLDLSKTMHTAVRERTASIVRVTVLEDPFEQDAEYTHFNQMASDFVAARSRFAALPLTPAERTLLDAQGVATSKSYQLAERTFELAMAGDREGAKRMLVQEAIPAQSTVLDILSRLDEMTRQTADTAIEQAKQEHAAARNWIFLLSTAALLIGLVVAGIVVHYTRRAGREREHLATHDSLTQLPNRMLLMGRLEQAIARALRHKFMVGVMFIDLDRFKLVNDTLGHAAGDTLIRHIADRLRTTVRSEDIVSRLGGDEFVVVVTDAEKISQILHVADKVMEAVTRTYQIADRDLYVTCSIGISVCPNDGTSPHDLLQHADTAMYHAKEAGRNRYQMFDTEMNTRVAKRLELETELRQGISRGEFQPYYQPQINLESGRIHVVEALMRWHHPTRGTVEPASYLDLLEETGIIVELGRRLLLDACKQCAQWLAEGHAGLAVAINLSGKEFWQEDLIDFIRAALAETRLPAEHLHLELTETILMQDIGQAVDRIQQLKQMGVRVAVDDFGTGYSSLAHLKHFPVDTLKIDRFFIKDIHRQPIDAAITQAIINLSDSLGLDTVVEGVEDAEQLAALRRLGCRVVQGYLISRPLPGKDIGAMLSQDWSNTLDAGR
- a CDS encoding diacylglycerol kinase family protein — protein: MRRLLRSFVFAWRGLAHLAASQRNFRLHLFLAAPLVIAAAAWLDLAVWEWAALLLCIALVLGLEAMNTALEILADRVSREHDPVIALAKDAAAAAVLLAALGAAVVGLIVFLPHL
- the mnmC gene encoding bifunctional tRNA (5-methylaminomethyl-2-thiouridine)(34)-methyltransferase MnmD/FAD-dependent 5-carboxymethylaminomethyl-2-thiouridine(34) oxidoreductase MnmC yields the protein MPAHAPLVPAQLAFAANGTPYSAQFDDIYHSSDGGLGQARHVFLAGNDLPRRWQGQPRFTILETGFGLGLNFLATWAAWREDPQRAARLDFISVEKHPFGAADLAALHRRWPEFAELSATLLAQWPVLVPGFHRLYLDNGTVCLTLLLGDAQHMLRQLLAQVDAIYLDGFAPDKNPELWCAPVFKALARLAKPGATLATYTVAAAVRDGLDRVGFRTEKRPGFGRKREMLAGRFAQTHPSPSHRGRGENKAIVIGGGLAGCAVSERLAARGWQVSLIERHAAPAQEASGNLAGIVRPMLSLDDNIASRLSRACFLFALNHWRTLQAEGLPLKWFPQGVLQLARDPAHEALQREIIAARRFPSEFVRWLDAAEAGALIDWPVPLGAWLFPQGGHANPPSLCRAYLARFPDRIERHFAQEALSLEHGETGWRVLDEHGQALARAETVVLASGAEARRFGQSQHLPIRRIRGQVSHIAEGTLPSLPMALTREGYATPALDGWHCAGASYELEENPALCATSSEGNLLRLEQMLPGSTQGMDAAGLDGRVALRAVAPDRLPLAGALPDPTAQLDPHRARLADLPRLPGLYALLGLGSRGLVWHALAAERIAAQIAGDPLPLEKDLLDAIDPARFLLRARRRGKA
- a CDS encoding OmpP1/FadL family transporter yields the protein MYSNRLPAAALAAGLCLPGAAWATNGMLMEGYGPIATAMGGAAMAYDNGTAAMANNPATLGLMAEGSRFDIALGMIGPDVVASAPFGNSKGDAFYMPAFGYVSKRGQLAYGLGVYAQGGMGTEYPDGDMSQVGVGRVIFPAAYNVNERFSVGGSVDLVWAGMDIVAGGYGIDFKDGSDYTGAAKGYGLAWKLGFTYQLSPQFSVGGVYESAGNLGTLEDGGWKVKGFDMPPIAAVGAAWRPNDKWLLVADVKDVMWNSSMNTVTILNNGAVVAPFVQNWDDQIVLSFGAAYKFSEALTGRLGYNHADNPIPSQNMNYLWPAIVEDHYTFGLGYVLDKTSEFNFSLTYVPEAAQTGNGGVYVEHSQLNWQFMYSRQF
- a CDS encoding OmpP1/FadL family transporter, yielding MQLKKLAFALAAAGLTVSGAALATNGMNMEGYGPVATGMGGASFAYDNGTAAMMNNPATLALAGDGSRFDFALGALGPQVESANSLGSVDSDGTLYLMPAFGYTKKSGNMAYGVGMFAQGGMGAEYKAGSMMDITAHTTSFGGTATTGGQKQRSELGVGRVLFPLAYNVNDKLSVGGSVDFVWGGLDILWSQDTENFFGSVDVNKVSAATVATLGAFNLTPRNRRGSVSGNLIDNFFAGFAGGNFSDFHWGTFAFSNASKGDQQTLGYGGAAKLGMTYKVNDKLTIGATYHSETKMSDFEGDAVMSFKVSGVACGGGDCVIPVESKVKVKDFQWPSTYGLGLSYQASDRLQVAADYKRINWSDVMKNFHMVFTANATQSNAAAAGFANNVLDYVYFQNWDDQNVYNIGVAYKYSDKLTLRAGYNYASNPVPNSTVSFLFPATIEQHATVGFGYAFSKASNLDFSFTYGWGDKVTESVVEALDGAGAAGATDSRPVTIDHKQTNAQIMYSYKF